A genome region from Physeter macrocephalus isolate SW-GA chromosome 4, ASM283717v5, whole genome shotgun sequence includes the following:
- the LOC102994863 gene encoding heterogeneous nuclear ribonucleoprotein A3-like isoform X2 yields MEGHDPKEPEQLRKLFIGGLSFETTDDSLREHFEKWGTLTDCVVMRDPQTKRSRGFGFVTHSCVEEVDAAMCARPHKVDGRVVEPKRAVSREHSVKPGAHLTVKKIFVGGIKEDTEEYNLRDYFEKYGKIETIEVMEDRQSGKKRGFAFVTFDDHDTADKIVVQKYHTIYGHNCEVKKALSKQEMQSAGSQRGRGGGSGNFMGRGGNFGGGGGNFGRGGNFGGRGGYGGGGGGSRGSYGGGDGGYNGFGGDGGNYGGGPGYSSRGGYGGGGPGYGNQGGGYGGGGGGYDGYNEGGNFGGNYGGGGSYNDFVTYSGQQQSNYGPMKGGSFGGRSSGSPYGGGYGSGGGSGGYGSRRF; encoded by the exons ATGGAG GGCCATGATCCAAAGGAACCAGAacagttgagaaaactgtttATTGGTGGTCTGAGCTTTGAAACTACAGATGATAGCTTAAGAGAACATTTTGAGAAATGGGGCACACTTACAGATTGTGTGGTGATGAGAGACCCCCAAACAAAACGTTCCAGGGGCTTTGGTTTTGTGACTCACTCTTGTGTTGAAGAGGTGGATGCAGCAATGTGTGCTCGACCACACAAGGTTGATGGGCGTGTAGTGGAACCAAAGAGAGCTGTTTCTAGAGAGCATTCTGTAAAGCCAGGTGCCCAtctaacagtgaaaaaaatttttgttggtggtattaaagaagatacagaagAATATAATTTGAGAGACTACTTTGAAAAGTATGGCAAGATTGAAACCATAGAAGTTATGGAAGACAGGCAGAGTGGAAAAAAGAGAGGATTTGCTTTTGTAACTTTTGATGATCATGATACAGCTGATAAAATTGTAGTTCAGAAATACCACACTATTTATGGGCATAATTGTGAAGTGAAAAAGGCCCTTTCTAAACAAGAAATGCAATCTGCTGGATCACAGAGAGGTCGTGGAGGTGGATCTGGCAACTTTATGGGTCGTGGAGGAAACTTTGGAGGTGGTGGAGGTAACTTTGGCCGTGGTGGAAACTTTGGTGGAAGAGGAGGTtatggtggtggaggtggtggcagCAGAGGTAGTTATGGAGGAGGTGATGGTGGATATAATGGATTTGGAGGCGACG GTGGTAACTATGGCGGTGGTCCTGGTTACAGTAGTAGAGGAGGCTATGGTGGTGGTGGACCAGGATATGGAAACCAAGGTGGTGGATATGGTGGCGGTGGTGGAGGATATGATGGTTACAATGAAGGAGGAAATTTTGGAGGTAActatggtggtggtgggagctATAATGATTTTGTAACTTATAGTGGACAACAGCAATCAAATTATGGACCCATGAAGGGGGGCAGTTTTGGTGGAAGAAGCTCGGGAAGTCCCTATGGTGGTGGTTATGGATCTGGTGGTGGAAGTGGTGGATATGGTAGCAGAAGgttctaa
- the LOC102994863 gene encoding heterogeneous nuclear ribonucleoprotein A3-like isoform X1, whose translation MEVKPRPGRPQPDSGRRRRYRGEEGHDPKEPEQLRKLFIGGLSFETTDDSLREHFEKWGTLTDCVVMRDPQTKRSRGFGFVTHSCVEEVDAAMCARPHKVDGRVVEPKRAVSREHSVKPGAHLTVKKIFVGGIKEDTEEYNLRDYFEKYGKIETIEVMEDRQSGKKRGFAFVTFDDHDTADKIVVQKYHTIYGHNCEVKKALSKQEMQSAGSQRGRGGGSGNFMGRGGNFGGGGGNFGRGGNFGGRGGYGGGGGGSRGSYGGGDGGYNGFGGDGGNYGGGPGYSSRGGYGGGGPGYGNQGGGYGGGGGGYDGYNEGGNFGGNYGGGGSYNDFVTYSGQQQSNYGPMKGGSFGGRSSGSPYGGGYGSGGGSGGYGSRRF comes from the exons ATGGAGGTAAAACCGCGGCCCGGTCGCCCCCAGCCCGACTCCGGCCGTCGCCGCCGCTACCGGGGGGAGGAGGGCCATGATCCAAAGGAACCAGAacagttgagaaaactgtttATTGGTGGTCTGAGCTTTGAAACTACAGATGATAGCTTAAGAGAACATTTTGAGAAATGGGGCACACTTACAGATTGTGTGGTGATGAGAGACCCCCAAACAAAACGTTCCAGGGGCTTTGGTTTTGTGACTCACTCTTGTGTTGAAGAGGTGGATGCAGCAATGTGTGCTCGACCACACAAGGTTGATGGGCGTGTAGTGGAACCAAAGAGAGCTGTTTCTAGAGAGCATTCTGTAAAGCCAGGTGCCCAtctaacagtgaaaaaaatttttgttggtggtattaaagaagatacagaagAATATAATTTGAGAGACTACTTTGAAAAGTATGGCAAGATTGAAACCATAGAAGTTATGGAAGACAGGCAGAGTGGAAAAAAGAGAGGATTTGCTTTTGTAACTTTTGATGATCATGATACAGCTGATAAAATTGTAGTTCAGAAATACCACACTATTTATGGGCATAATTGTGAAGTGAAAAAGGCCCTTTCTAAACAAGAAATGCAATCTGCTGGATCACAGAGAGGTCGTGGAGGTGGATCTGGCAACTTTATGGGTCGTGGAGGAAACTTTGGAGGTGGTGGAGGTAACTTTGGCCGTGGTGGAAACTTTGGTGGAAGAGGAGGTtatggtggtggaggtggtggcagCAGAGGTAGTTATGGAGGAGGTGATGGTGGATATAATGGATTTGGAGGCGACG GTGGTAACTATGGCGGTGGTCCTGGTTACAGTAGTAGAGGAGGCTATGGTGGTGGTGGACCAGGATATGGAAACCAAGGTGGTGGATATGGTGGCGGTGGTGGAGGATATGATGGTTACAATGAAGGAGGAAATTTTGGAGGTAActatggtggtggtgggagctATAATGATTTTGTAACTTATAGTGGACAACAGCAATCAAATTATGGACCCATGAAGGGGGGCAGTTTTGGTGGAAGAAGCTCGGGAAGTCCCTATGGTGGTGGTTATGGATCTGGTGGTGGAAGTGGTGGATATGGTAGCAGAAGgttctaa